Proteins encoded in a region of the Photobacterium angustum genome:
- a CDS encoding S-(hydroxymethyl)glutathione dehydrogenase/class III alcohol dehydrogenase, whose translation MTDKFIKSKAAIAWGPNQPLSVEEVDVMLPRAGEVLVRIVATGVCHTDAFTLSGDDPEGIFPAILGHEGGGIVEMIGEGVTDLQVGDHVIPLYTAECGKCKYCLSGKTNLCQAVRETQGKGLMPDGTTRFYKDGQPIFHYMGCSTFSEYTVLPEISLAKINKEAPLEEVCLLGCGVTTGMGAVLNTAKVEEGSTVAVFGLGGIGLAAIIGATMAKASRIIAVDINEEKFELARKLGATDCINPMKFDKPIQEVIVEMTDGGVDYSFECIGNVNVMRSALECCHKGWGESVIIGVAGAGQEISTRPFQLVTGRVWRGSAFGGVKGRSELPGIVDRYMAGEFQLDDFISFNMGLDKINEAFDLLHEGKSIRTIIHFDK comes from the coding sequence ATGACTGATAAATTTATCAAATCAAAAGCTGCGATTGCATGGGGTCCAAACCAACCACTTTCTGTTGAAGAAGTTGATGTAATGCTTCCTCGTGCAGGTGAAGTTCTAGTTCGCATCGTTGCAACTGGCGTATGTCACACTGACGCATTCACACTATCAGGTGATGATCCAGAAGGTATCTTCCCTGCAATTCTTGGTCACGAAGGTGGCGGTATCGTTGAAATGATTGGTGAAGGCGTTACCGATCTTCAAGTAGGCGACCACGTTATTCCACTTTACACAGCAGAATGTGGTAAGTGTAAATATTGTCTATCTGGCAAAACAAACCTTTGTCAGGCAGTACGTGAAACTCAAGGTAAAGGCTTAATGCCAGACGGTACAACTCGTTTCTACAAAGATGGTCAACCTATCTTCCATTACATGGGTTGTTCCACATTCTCTGAGTACACTGTTCTTCCTGAGATTTCACTAGCGAAAATCAATAAAGAAGCACCACTAGAAGAAGTTTGTCTACTAGGCTGTGGTGTAACAACAGGTATGGGTGCAGTACTTAATACGGCTAAAGTTGAAGAAGGTAGCACTGTTGCTGTATTCGGTCTTGGTGGTATCGGTCTAGCGGCTATTATTGGTGCAACTATGGCAAAAGCAAGCCGCATCATCGCTGTTGATATCAACGAAGAAAAATTCGAATTAGCACGTAAGTTAGGTGCAACTGACTGCATCAACCCAATGAAATTCGACAAGCCAATTCAAGAAGTGATTGTTGAAATGACTGACGGCGGTGTTGATTACTCTTTCGAGTGTATTGGTAACGTAAACGTAATGCGTTCTGCACTTGAGTGTTGTCACAAAGGTTGGGGCGAATCAGTAATTATCGGTGTGGCTGGTGCTGGTCAAGAGATCTCTACTCGTCCATTCCAACTAGTAACAGGTCGTGTATGGCGTGGTTCTGCATTCGGTGGTGTTAAAGGCCGTTCAGAGCTTCCAGGTATCGTTGATCGTTACATGGCAGGTGAATTCCAACTTGATGACTTTATCTCATTCAATATGGGCTTAGACAAAATCAACGAAGCATTCGACCTACTACACGAAGGTAAAAGTATCCGTACTATTATCCACTTCGATAAATAA
- the fghA gene encoding S-formylglutathione hydrolase — MPLENISCNKTAGGWHKQYTHRSEVLNCDMRFAIFLPPQTAAGQKVPVLYWLSGLTCTDENFMQKAGAQRIAAELGVAIVAPDTSPRGEGVEDDPAGSYDFGLGAGFYVNATEAPWNRHYNMYDYIVNELPALVEAHFPVSDQRAISGHSMGGHGALMIAMRNPERFSSVSAFSPIANPMNCPWGQKAFTGYLGSNTETWKQYDSSELIRKAEKKLPMLVDQGTHDNFYIEGQLRTETLAAAAKANNYPVEIRMQDGYDHSYYFMATFIEDHLRFHVEHFNK, encoded by the coding sequence ATGCCTTTAGAAAACATTAGCTGTAATAAAACTGCTGGCGGTTGGCATAAACAATATACACACCGCTCAGAAGTACTTAATTGCGATATGCGTTTTGCTATTTTCCTACCACCACAAACGGCTGCAGGACAAAAAGTACCAGTACTTTACTGGTTATCAGGCTTAACGTGTACTGATGAAAACTTCATGCAAAAAGCGGGCGCTCAACGTATCGCAGCAGAATTAGGTGTTGCCATTGTTGCACCCGATACTAGCCCACGCGGTGAAGGTGTAGAAGATGATCCTGCAGGTAGCTACGATTTTGGTTTAGGTGCTGGGTTCTACGTGAACGCAACAGAAGCGCCTTGGAATCGTCATTACAACATGTACGATTACATTGTTAATGAGCTACCAGCATTAGTTGAAGCGCACTTCCCTGTATCAGATCAGCGTGCAATCAGTGGTCACTCAATGGGTGGACATGGCGCATTGATGATTGCGATGCGCAATCCTGAGCGTTTTTCTTCAGTATCTGCATTTAGCCCAATTGCAAATCCAATGAACTGCCCTTGGGGTCAAAAAGCCTTCACTGGTTACTTAGGTAGCAACACTGAAACGTGGAAGCAATACGATTCAAGCGAGTTAATTCGTAAAGCAGAGAAAAAACTGCCAATGCTGGTTGATCAAGGTACTCATGACAACTTCTACATTGAAGGTCAACTTCGTACCGAAACTCTTGCTGCCGCTGCAAAAGCAAATAACTACCCTGTAGAAATTCGCATGCAAGATGGTTACGACCATAGCTACTACTTTATGGCCACATTTATTGAAGATCACTTACGTTTCCACGTAGAGCACTTCAACAAGTAA
- a CDS encoding AbgT family transporter → MNEKTLNQAPKPSSAMDKFLNGIERAGNKIPDPALLFFWGLIAVWVLSAIMSQFDFGLVHPVTQQVVQVNNLLTGDALASFLANMVKNFTGFAPLGIVLVAMLGVGVAEASGFINTGLKKMLNVTPAKLLTPMLILVAIVSHTAADAGYVLVIPLGGIIFHAAGRHPLAGIAAAFAGVSGGFSANFIPSGIDPLLAGFTQEAARIMDPSYIVNPLANLMFTGLSSIIIVAIGWYVTDKIIEPRLSKTAIDADAEEAPDMGSFTELESKAFSYAGWAMVAGIALLVAAVWPESSPLRSPTGEIAAFNAPVMQSIVPLIFILFVIPGIIYGRVAGTFKQSSDVIKAMSTTMAGMAGFMVMVFFIAQFLVAFTQSNLGTLLALSGAQLLQEMNLPGQVTIVGMILLTASVNLLVGSASAKWALIGPIMVPMLMAVGISPELTQAAYRVGDSVSNIISPMMVFFPLVVVYMQRYVKSSGIGTLASMMMPYSIAMLVGWTIFLLVYWALGIPLGVQAPYTYSL, encoded by the coding sequence ATGAACGAGAAAACATTAAATCAAGCGCCGAAGCCATCAAGCGCTATGGATAAGTTTTTAAATGGTATTGAGCGAGCAGGTAATAAAATCCCGGATCCTGCTTTGTTATTCTTTTGGGGATTAATCGCCGTTTGGGTACTTTCTGCGATTATGTCTCAGTTTGACTTTGGTTTAGTTCACCCTGTTACACAACAAGTTGTACAAGTAAATAATCTTTTAACAGGTGATGCGTTAGCGAGTTTCCTTGCCAATATGGTGAAGAATTTCACTGGCTTTGCCCCATTGGGTATTGTATTGGTGGCAATGTTAGGTGTTGGTGTTGCTGAAGCTTCTGGCTTTATCAATACCGGCCTAAAGAAGATGCTGAATGTGACCCCTGCAAAACTATTAACGCCAATGTTAATTTTAGTTGCGATTGTTTCACATACTGCAGCTGATGCGGGTTATGTTCTGGTTATTCCACTAGGTGGTATTATTTTCCATGCAGCAGGTCGTCACCCATTAGCGGGTATTGCGGCAGCATTTGCTGGCGTATCAGGTGGTTTCTCAGCAAACTTTATTCCGTCTGGTATTGACCCATTACTTGCAGGCTTTACACAAGAAGCTGCACGTATTATGGATCCTAGCTACATTGTGAACCCACTAGCGAACTTAATGTTTACTGGGCTATCTTCGATTATTATCGTTGCTATTGGTTGGTATGTAACAGATAAGATCATTGAACCACGTTTAAGTAAGACAGCGATTGATGCTGACGCAGAAGAAGCACCTGATATGGGCTCTTTCACTGAGCTTGAAAGCAAAGCGTTTTCTTACGCTGGTTGGGCAATGGTTGCTGGTATCGCACTATTGGTTGCAGCGGTATGGCCGGAATCATCACCACTGCGTTCTCCAACGGGTGAAATCGCGGCGTTCAACGCACCGGTAATGCAATCAATCGTACCGTTAATCTTTATCCTGTTCGTGATCCCAGGGATCATTTACGGTCGAGTTGCTGGTACCTTTAAGCAAAGTAGCGATGTCATTAAAGCGATGTCTACCACAATGGCTGGCATGGCAGGCTTTATGGTCATGGTATTTTTCATCGCTCAGTTCCTAGTAGCCTTTACCCAATCTAACTTGGGAACGCTATTGGCACTATCTGGCGCACAGTTACTGCAAGAAATGAATTTGCCAGGTCAGGTAACAATTGTAGGTATGATTCTATTAACGGCGAGTGTTAACTTGTTAGTTGGTTCTGCATCGGCAAAATGGGCACTGATTGGTCCAATCATGGTTCCAATGCTAATGGCTGTAGGAATTTCTCCAGAATTAACGCAAGCTGCATACCGTGTTGGTGATTCTGTATCTAATATCATTTCACCAATGATGGTGTTCTTCCCACTGGTTGTTGTTTACATGCAACGCTACGTGAAGAGCTCAGGTATCGGTACATTAGCGTCAATGATGATGCCATACTCAATTGCGATGTTAGTAGGCTGGACAATTTTCTTACTCGTTTACTGGGCGTTAGGCATTCCTCTAGGTGTACAAGCGCCATATACATACAGCTTATAA
- the guaA gene encoding glutamine-hydrolyzing GMP synthase — protein MTTNIHEQRILILDFGSQYTQLIARRIREIGVYCELWSWDVDEADIREFAPNGIILSGGPESVTEAGSPRAPQYVFEAGVPVFGVCYGMQTMAEQLGGKVAGSNEREFGYAQVKIVEPTHFLEGIQDATAEDGTPLMDVWMSHGDKVVEIPSDFIKVAETETCPFAAMANEEKRFYGVQFHPEVTHTRQGMKLIENFVMNICGCEKLWTSANIIEDAVARIKEQVGDDEVILGLSGGVDSSVVAMLIHRAIGDKLTCVFVDNGLLRLNEGQQVMDMFGDKFGLNIVHVQAEDRFLSALAGIDEPEAKRKKIGHVFVDVFDEESKKLKNAKWLAQGTIYPDVIESAASKTGKAHVIKSHHNVGGLPDDMEMGLVEPLKELFKDEVRKIGLELGLPYNMLYRHPFPGPGLGVRVLGEVKKEYCDLLRRADAIFIEELHKADLYNKVSQAFTVFLPVRSVGVMGDGRKYDWVVSLRAVETIDFMTAHWAHLPYDFLGKVSNRIINEVDGISRVVYDISGKPPATIEWE, from the coding sequence ATGACCACAAATATTCATGAACAACGTATCCTTATTTTGGACTTTGGCTCTCAATATACACAGCTAATCGCCCGTCGTATTCGCGAAATTGGTGTGTACTGTGAACTATGGAGTTGGGATGTTGATGAAGCCGATATCCGTGAATTCGCACCTAACGGTATTATTCTTTCTGGTGGTCCTGAAAGTGTAACGGAAGCCGGTTCTCCTCGTGCGCCACAATATGTTTTTGAGGCGGGTGTTCCTGTATTTGGCGTATGTTACGGCATGCAGACCATGGCAGAGCAACTGGGTGGTAAAGTTGCTGGCTCTAATGAGCGTGAGTTTGGTTACGCACAAGTTAAAATTGTTGAACCAACACATTTCCTTGAAGGTATTCAAGACGCAACAGCCGAAGACGGCACACCATTAATGGATGTGTGGATGAGCCATGGCGATAAAGTGGTAGAAATCCCGTCAGATTTTATCAAAGTTGCAGAAACTGAAACCTGTCCATTTGCTGCAATGGCAAATGAAGAGAAGCGTTTCTACGGTGTTCAGTTCCACCCAGAAGTAACGCACACACGTCAAGGTATGAAGTTAATTGAGAACTTCGTAATGAATATCTGTGGCTGTGAAAAACTATGGACATCAGCAAATATCATCGAAGATGCTGTTGCACGTATTAAAGAGCAAGTGGGTGACGATGAAGTTATCCTTGGTCTTTCAGGTGGTGTGGATTCATCTGTGGTTGCTATGCTTATTCACCGTGCGATTGGCGACAAGCTAACGTGTGTATTTGTTGATAATGGCCTGCTTCGTTTAAACGAAGGTCAACAAGTGATGGATATGTTTGGCGACAAGTTCGGTCTAAACATTGTTCATGTACAAGCTGAGGATCGTTTCTTATCAGCACTTGCAGGTATTGATGAGCCAGAAGCGAAGCGTAAGAAAATTGGTCACGTATTCGTTGACGTATTTGATGAAGAATCAAAGAAACTGAAAAATGCGAAGTGGTTAGCACAGGGGACTATTTACCCTGATGTGATTGAATCTGCAGCATCGAAAACAGGTAAAGCACACGTGATTAAATCTCACCATAACGTAGGTGGTTTACCTGACGATATGGAAATGGGTCTAGTTGAGCCATTAAAAGAGTTATTTAAAGATGAAGTGCGTAAGATCGGTCTTGAGTTAGGCCTACCTTACAACATGCTTTACCGCCACCCATTCCCAGGGCCTGGTCTAGGTGTACGCGTTTTAGGTGAAGTGAAGAAAGAGTACTGTGATTTGCTTCGTCGTGCAGACGCTATCTTTATTGAAGAGCTTCATAAAGCCGATCTTTATAATAAAGTATCACAAGCATTCACCGTATTCCTACCTGTTCGCTCTGTGGGCGTGATGGGTGATGGGCGTAAATATGATTGGGTTGTATCATTACGTGCAGTAGAAACAATCGACTTTATGACAGCGCATTGGGCACATTTACCTTATGATTTCTTAGGTAAAGTGTCTAACCGTATTATTAACGAAGTCGACGGTATTTCTCGTGTGGTTTACGATATTTCAGGTAAACCGCCAGCAACGATTGAGTGGGAATAA
- the guaB gene encoding IMP dehydrogenase, which yields MLRIKQEALTFDDVLLVPAHSTVLPNTADLRTQLTKDISLNIPMVSASMDTVTEGRLAIGLAQEGGIGFIHKNMSIEQQANQVRMVKQFEAGVVSEPVTVKPTATIADVKRLTEQNGFAGYPVVTDNNELVGIITGRDVRFVTDLSKTVEEVMTSKTDLASAKEGASREEVEAIMQQHRVEKVLLVDDEFRLKGMITAKDFQKAERKPNACKDERGRLRVGAAVGAGAGNEERVAALVEAGVDVLLIDSSHGHSEGVLQRIRETRAAFPNLPIVGGNVATAEGARALIEAGVSAVKVGIGPGSICTTRIVTGVGVPQITAISEAASVADQYGIPVIADGGIRYSGDMCKAIAAGASCVMVGSMFAGTEEAPGEVELYQGRSYKSYRGMGSLGAMSKGSSDRYFQTDNAADKLVPEGIEGRVAYKGYLKEIVHQQMGGLRSSMGLTGSATIEDLRTKAEFVRISGAGMKESHVHDVTITKEAPNYRMG from the coding sequence ATGTTACGAATTAAACAAGAAGCTTTAACCTTCGACGATGTTTTGCTGGTTCCTGCCCATTCAACCGTTCTACCTAACACTGCCGATCTGCGCACTCAACTGACAAAAGATATTTCTCTTAATATCCCAATGGTGTCAGCGTCAATGGATACAGTGACTGAAGGTCGCTTAGCTATCGGTCTTGCTCAAGAAGGTGGTATCGGTTTCATTCACAAAAATATGTCTATCGAACAGCAAGCAAACCAAGTTCGCATGGTGAAGCAGTTCGAAGCAGGTGTTGTTTCTGAACCTGTGACGGTTAAACCTACCGCAACGATTGCTGATGTTAAGCGTTTAACAGAGCAAAACGGCTTTGCTGGTTATCCTGTAGTAACTGACAACAATGAGTTGGTTGGTATTATTACAGGTCGTGATGTTCGATTTGTTACTGATCTTTCAAAGACTGTTGAAGAAGTAATGACATCTAAAACGGATTTAGCATCGGCTAAAGAAGGTGCATCTCGTGAAGAAGTTGAAGCTATCATGCAACAGCACCGTGTTGAAAAGGTGTTACTTGTTGATGATGAATTCCGCCTTAAAGGTATGATCACCGCAAAAGACTTCCAAAAAGCAGAACGTAAACCTAATGCTTGTAAAGACGAGCGCGGCCGCTTACGTGTAGGTGCTGCAGTTGGTGCAGGTGCTGGTAATGAAGAGCGTGTAGCTGCTTTGGTTGAAGCTGGTGTAGACGTATTACTTATCGATTCTTCACACGGTCACTCTGAAGGTGTACTTCAACGTATTCGTGAAACGCGTGCTGCATTCCCAAATCTTCCTATTGTTGGTGGTAATGTCGCTACAGCTGAAGGTGCACGTGCTCTAATTGAAGCAGGTGTTAGTGCTGTAAAAGTGGGTATCGGCCCAGGTTCAATCTGTACGACACGTATTGTTACAGGTGTTGGTGTTCCACAAATTACCGCAATTTCAGAAGCGGCATCTGTTGCTGATCAGTACGGTATTCCTGTTATTGCTGATGGCGGTATTCGTTACTCTGGTGATATGTGTAAAGCGATTGCTGCTGGTGCATCATGTGTGATGGTAGGTTCTATGTTTGCTGGTACTGAAGAAGCGCCGGGTGAAGTTGAACTGTACCAAGGTCGTTCATACAAATCATACCGTGGCATGGGTTCACTAGGCGCAATGTCAAAAGGTTCTTCTGACCGTTATTTCCAAACTGATAATGCTGCTGACAAATTGGTACCAGAAGGTATTGAAGGCCGTGTTGCTTATAAAGGTTACCTAAAAGAAATCGTTCACCAACAAATGGGTGGCTTACGCTCAAGCATGGGCCTAACGGGCTCAGCAACGATTGAAGATCTTCGTACTAAAGCTGAATTTGTACGTATTTCAGGGGCTGGCATGAAAGAGTCACACGTTCATGATGTGACTATTACTAAAGAAGCACCTAATTACCGTATGGGTTAA
- the xseA gene encoding exodeoxyribonuclease VII large subunit: MTTFSPQSQTNSRIYTVSSLNAQVRLVLENEMGVVWLIGELSNFSMPVSGHWYFTLKDSRAQVKCAMFKGSNRHVTFKPANGNQVLVKARLSLYEPRGDYQLIIESMQPEGDGRLQQQFEQLKMSLAAEGLFAQSLKQTLPEQPKRVGIITSKTGAALHDILQVLQRRDPSLPIVIYPTMVQGEGSAISIAQAIGRANARQECDVLIVGRGGGSLEDLWAFNEEIVARTIAASQIPIVSAVGHEVDVTIADFVADVRAPTPSAAAELISRDMTHQTQLLDRKKQQLRHAIRSYLSQSLRQATQLQHRLERQHPQLRLNQQQQHLDEISQRLIQAMQKKIQKHQQHIDSNNYKISLYSPATLVSNAQRNLERSERRLYDALDRKLLNAKHKLAVAAEKLETVSPLATLARGYSITRNEQGDVIRNTSQVKHGDKLITTVTDGDIHSCIIK, encoded by the coding sequence GTGACCACTTTTTCCCCTCAAAGCCAAACAAATAGTCGTATTTACACGGTTTCTAGCTTAAATGCACAAGTACGTCTCGTACTTGAAAATGAAATGGGTGTAGTGTGGCTTATTGGCGAGTTATCTAATTTCTCGATGCCCGTTTCTGGTCATTGGTATTTCACACTGAAAGATTCACGTGCCCAAGTCAAATGCGCCATGTTTAAAGGCAGTAATCGACATGTGACGTTTAAACCAGCCAATGGGAATCAAGTATTAGTTAAGGCGCGCTTGTCATTATATGAACCACGTGGTGATTATCAGCTGATCATTGAAAGTATGCAGCCAGAAGGTGATGGTCGCTTACAACAGCAATTTGAACAGCTAAAAATGTCACTTGCTGCTGAAGGTTTATTTGCTCAATCACTCAAACAAACGCTGCCAGAGCAACCTAAACGAGTTGGTATTATTACCTCAAAAACAGGCGCAGCTCTACACGATATTTTACAAGTATTGCAACGTCGCGATCCGAGTTTACCCATTGTAATTTATCCAACCATGGTACAAGGCGAAGGCTCTGCAATTTCTATTGCACAAGCGATTGGTCGAGCCAATGCTAGGCAGGAATGTGATGTGTTAATTGTCGGTCGAGGTGGCGGTTCACTGGAAGATCTTTGGGCATTTAATGAAGAAATTGTCGCACGAACCATTGCTGCTAGCCAGATCCCCATTGTCAGTGCGGTTGGTCATGAGGTAGATGTCACTATCGCTGATTTTGTTGCCGATGTCCGTGCACCAACACCTTCTGCTGCCGCTGAGTTGATCAGTCGAGATATGACTCACCAAACGCAATTGCTCGATCGTAAAAAACAACAATTACGCCATGCAATCAGGTCATATTTATCACAATCTTTGCGCCAAGCAACCCAACTACAACACCGCTTAGAACGTCAGCATCCACAACTTCGTTTAAATCAACAGCAGCAACATCTTGATGAAATTAGCCAACGCTTAATTCAAGCGATGCAGAAAAAAATACAAAAGCATCAACAGCATATCGATAGTAATAACTATAAAATATCACTTTACTCCCCCGCTACGTTAGTAAGCAATGCACAACGAAATTTAGAGCGAAGTGAACGAAGACTCTATGATGCTTTAGACCGTAAGCTGCTAAATGCGAAGCATAAATTAGCGGTGGCAGCAGAAAAACTAGAAACAGTAAGCCCTCTCGCAACACTTGCTCGAGGCTACTCAATTACTCGAAATGAGCAAGGTGATGTAATCAGAAACACATCACAAGTTAAGCATGGTGATAAACTTATCACCACAGTAACAGATGGTGATATACATTCCTGTATTATCAAATAA
- a CDS encoding zinc ribbon domain-containing protein has product MADNVENICPQCSSLLSWKDHGYFCDFCQQQVEKHVFCPDCNEQLERLQACGSASYFCNHCNELKSKSRVKVQFEMRAETR; this is encoded by the coding sequence ATGGCTGATAACGTTGAAAATATTTGTCCGCAATGTAGCAGCTTGTTAAGTTGGAAAGATCACGGCTATTTTTGCGATTTTTGCCAACAACAAGTTGAGAAGCATGTATTTTGTCCTGATTGCAATGAGCAGTTAGAAAGATTACAAGCTTGTGGTTCTGCAAGTTATTTTTGTAATCATTGCAATGAGTTAAAGTCTAAATCTCGGGTTAAGGTACAATTTGAAATGCGTGCTGAAACACGCTAA
- a CDS encoding metal-dependent hydrolase produces the protein MSVIAPTQVVFTQQQWLLDSTVLMISHSGDENYVVTQSTPFHPVSHIWPDHPADQGMVIHAGKQYQVNNCVVGAIDLATSSLFIAQDIPVKRDTDGWVFVVVHIITGTIDFDIGNTVTLSVDREYQQSLSRGHSAGHLSSLALNKVLHNDFWRKEPTRRDELGYYDFHSYAQEKSEVTPDLSTDTYRLGKTLRKRGLNSADLLAELNVVAERINLQLSDWVALKTAVLMRREGDHLTDSRYWQCNLGSEGVIEIPCGGTHILSLSEYQSVTVSFKVNSEQEIVMYTKSVKA, from the coding sequence ATGTCAGTTATCGCGCCAACGCAAGTCGTATTTACTCAACAACAATGGTTGCTTGATAGTACTGTACTAATGATAAGTCATTCAGGTGACGAAAATTATGTTGTTACCCAATCGACACCTTTTCATCCTGTTAGCCATATTTGGCCTGATCATCCGGCTGATCAAGGGATGGTTATTCATGCAGGTAAACAGTATCAGGTTAATAATTGTGTCGTTGGTGCCATTGACCTAGCAACAAGCAGTCTTTTTATTGCCCAAGACATTCCTGTTAAACGGGATACTGATGGATGGGTGTTTGTGGTTGTTCATATTATTACAGGAACAATAGACTTTGATATTGGTAATACAGTGACATTGTCTGTTGATAGGGAATATCAACAAAGTTTGAGTCGTGGACATAGTGCGGGGCATTTATCTTCTTTAGCGTTAAATAAAGTCCTTCATAATGACTTCTGGCGAAAAGAGCCGACTCGTAGAGATGAACTTGGTTACTATGATTTTCATAGCTATGCCCAAGAAAAAAGTGAAGTGACGCCCGATCTCAGTACTGACACGTATCGTTTAGGTAAAACATTACGTAAGCGTGGGCTAAACAGCGCAGATCTACTAGCAGAACTTAATGTTGTAGCTGAGCGTATTAATCTGCAACTTAGTGATTGGGTAGCATTAAAAACTGCTGTACTAATGAGGCGAGAAGGCGATCATCTGACAGATTCACGTTATTGGCAGTGTAATTTAGGCTCTGAGGGCGTTATTGAGATCCCTTGCGGTGGAACTCATATTTTATCTTTATCTGAATATCAATCAGTTACCGTTAGTTTTAAGGTGAATTCAGAGCAAGAGATTGTGATGTATACCAAGAGTGTGAAAGCGTAA